A segment of the Bdellovibrio bacteriovorus genome:
TCTGCTCTTCGTTCAGCGTGGATTCCTCAAGCAGGTCGGACATGCCGACAATCACATTCAGGGGGGTGCGGATTTCGTGGCTCATGTTGGCCAGGAATTCGGATTTGGTTTCAGAGGCTTTCTTAAGCTGAACATTGAGGTCGATCAGATGCTGGGTTTTCTCGTCCACGATTTCTTCCACCGTGATGATCCGGTTGGCGATGGTCAGCAGCAGGGCACAGATCAAAAACACAAAGACCAGGGACGTCAGCAGGAACACCGCCGCATTGAATGCCGATCCTTCCCGCAACGAGATGTCCTGCTGAACGGTGACTTCCCACTGTCGATCGCCGACCTCAAGATGCGAGCTCCATTTGAAGTCCGCATGAAACTCACCAGCCCGGTCGTTCAGGGTGTCGATCATTAATTCGCGGGCGGACGCCTGGGTGACGTCTTCAATCAAAACACGATAGCTCGGGTCATTCAGCACATCAGTCAGGTCGCGCAATATTCCGTCCAGACGCACGACCTCCAGCAGCACCCCTTCCGGTCGGCCGATGGCCATCATCAGATAGATCCCGCGGGAGGTGTGGTTGAATTCATTCAGTTCAACAGGGCTTGAGGTGATGATGCGTTTTTTCTCAAGCGCTTTTTTTAGCAGTGTGCTGCGCTCGGGATGATTTCCGAAATCATAGCCCAGCACCTGGCTGTTTTGGGAAACGGGTTCAATGTATTCAATCTGGAATTTTTCCGGCTGTTTTCGGTCATACGGAATCCAGGCCAGGGCCTGAACTTCGGGTCGGCGCGAATGCAGGGTGGTGGCAAAATCATGGAATTCCTGACGGGTCACCGTGGTAGAGCTGTCAAAGAAGCTTTTCAGGGACACCAGCATGTCGATGTTGCCGTTGAAGTCCTTTTCCAGAACATTGAAGGTGAATTCAGCCTTGCGGGTGAACTCGGCGGCCTGTTTCTCTTTCTCCGAGTGGGTCAGGTATTGAGAGGCGGAAAGAATCAGGGCAAAGGCCACGCACACCGGGACAAGAACTTTGGTGACAGACTTCAGCCAGTAACGGCGTGACTGGGTGGAGAACATCAGGGCCAGTGGCGCAAGGATCAGACCGCCTATGGAATCCCCGACGAACCAGTGAATCCAGTTCATTGAAATATTTTTGGGCGTCAGCACGTGGTTGAAATAAAGCAGTCCCACGCCCCAACTGGCACTGATCAGGGCCGCGACCGGTCCTGCTAAAAACAGAAACAGAATCACTTCGCGCTCAAGATAGAAGCGCTTTGGAAAACGGAGAAAACGTCGGATTAAAACGGCGGCGATGACCACCGACAGGGTGTTTCCGACAGAAATTCCCAGAGGCAGCAGCAGATTTGAAATAGTTTCCAGGTTGCGGGCATTGATCAGGAAGGCACCCACAAGAACGCCGGGCCAGCGGTTGATTCCAAAAAGCAACAACGCCGCGATACTGATACCAAATGGGGGCCAAACCAATGACGCATAACCCGGGGGTAACGCTAGCAAAAGCCCCAGCCGTCCTGTCAGATAATACAGAACAAAAATAAGAAAGGTTTGAAAAGCCCAGGTCTTAAGAAGCCGTTGGAACATGAGTCCATTTTATCGGTGTTCCAGAGGGGAAACAATCTATACCTATTTACCCTCTACCAAATGCCTTTTTGTACTGTTGTCAAAAGCATGTTATGAATAGGCCACGGTTAGGAGAATTCCATGTCAAACATCGCGGGGGTGTGCGTGAGCCCCGACAAAGAAACACAAAAGTACGTATTCAACCACACGATGCTTAGAATCAAAGATCCTAAAGCCTCCCTGGATTTTTACACCCGCATTTTGGGGATGAAGCTGGTGCGCAAACTGGATTTTGCCGAGTGGAAGTTTTCTTTGTTCTTTTTGGCCTATGTGCCGGAAGGAACGGATGTCCCTGCCGAGAACGAAGCCAATGCCCGCTATGCCTTTGGTCGGGAAGCAGTTCTGGAGCTGACCCACAACTGGGGCACCGAAGAGCAAGAGACCACTCCCTACCATAACGGCAATACCGAACCTCGCGGTTTTGGTCATATCTGTATTTCAGTCCCGGACATTCAGCAGGCCTGTGCCCGTTTTGAATCCCTGGGTGTGACCTTTCAAAAACGTCTGGGCGAGGGCGGCATGAAAAACATCGCTTTTATCAAAGATCCGGATCAATATTGGATTGAGGTGGTTCAACCGGGTCTTTTGTAAAAACATGCGCAGTCGTTGGCAAACTTTAAGAAAATGGATCCTGAAAGCAGTGCTGCTCTTTTTCGTGAGCAGTCTGGGATTCGTTTTACTTTATCGCTTCGTTCCGGTGCCGCTGACACCTTTGATGGTGATTCGCTCGGTCAGTTCGTTGTGGGGTGAAGAGTTTGTCGGCATTCACAAGGACTGGGTGCCGCTGGAAGAGATTTCCCCATCCGTGCAAAAAGCCGTTCTGAAGGCCGAGGACTATCGCTTCTTTGAGCACAATGGTTTTGACTTTGACGCCATTGAAAAGGCGATGAAGTACAACAAGACCCATAAACGAAAAAAAGGCGCCAGCACCATCACCCAGCAAACGGCCAAGAATGTGTTCTTGTGGCCCCAGCGCGACTGGGTTCGCAAAGGGCTTGAAGCCTATTTCACCATTTTGATTGAATTCACCTGGCCCAAAGAGCGCATCATGGAAGTTTACCTGAATGTGATCGAACTGGGTCCTGGAGTTTACGGGGTCGAGGCGGCTTCGCAGAAGTACTTCAAACGCAGCGCCCGCAATATCAATCCTTATCAGGCGTCGTTGATCGCTGCCGTTTTGCCAAATCCGCGGCGCTTCCGTATTGACCGGCCTTCCAACTATGTTGTCGGCCGTCAGCGCCGTATTCTGAATCGCGTGGCTCCGGCCATTCCCAAAGCCGCCGATGCTTCTGTTCTGGACTTCCTGGATCTGAAGTTTGACAGCGAAGAAGATGAGTCCGCCAACTAAAATCCAGCGTTGAAGGACAGATTGCCTTCCTCCGCCGAATCCCCAAAGCTTTCATTAAGTCACGAGGGGATTTATGCACCATTTTGTCTGGTTTGTGCTTTTGCTGCTGACGTCGGGACTGGTTTCCTGCGGGGCGATTTCCTCTGGGGACAGCTCGGGGCAAAAAGATCCCGACACCAATCCGCAAAAGCCCGTGGATCCGCAGGAACTGCATTATCCCAATGTGGATGCGGAAGTCTTTTCGGTCAGTTGCTATCGCTGTCACAGTCATCTGTTTGGAGTCACACGGGGCGGGGTTGCTTTGGATTCCTATGCAGAGGCCAGCTTCAACGCCGCAAGAATCTATCAGGCGGCCATCGTGGAAAAACGCATGCCTCTGGGAGGCATGCTGACTGTGCGTCAGTATGAACTGCTGAAGGCGTGGCTGGAATCCGGTGCCCCGGCCTTTGAACTCGAGGTTGCGCCCGTGACCCTGCAGGAATAGAATTTTCCCATGAGTTCAAAAAAGAAAAAAGCGCAGATGGTGAAGGCAATCAACGAGCGGGGCTGTCTGCTGGTGTATCCTTTGGAAAACCGCAAAGAGCCGGCAAGCCTGTGGTCTGAACTTTATCCGCGCACCAAAATGCGCTGGGAGTGGGATCAGGAGGGCGACAACCGCGTGGCTGAAATGTGGGTGCTGCGCGAAGAGCTGTCACGCAGTGAGGAAGTCATCTATGCCAAGTGGTTCCGCAACCGCGCGACCTTTTTTTCAAAGGAAGTGTTCGTAAATCTGCTGGCCTATCTGGGCAGTTCTCAGGGGCGCCTTCAACTGCCGCGTTCCAGTCAGGAAGCGTTGGATAGTTTTCTGCTGGATTCCCCGCAGTCCACCAAAGTGATCAAGGAAAATCTGGGCTGGCAGGGAAAGCTGATGGAAAGCCACTACAACCGGGCGATGAAGCCCCTGTGGAATTATCTGCTTCTGGTGGGTTATGGTGAAGTGCAGGATTCCAGTTTTCCCTCCCTGAACATGGCCGCTTCCCAGAATCTTTTCGAAGACCTCTGGCTTCAGTCTCAAAACCTCAGTCCCGAAAAGGCCGAGGCCTTTCTGGAAAACAAACTGGGCTCTGACAATCCGTTTTTCAAGTACGCACAGAAGATGGCGAAAAGCAGCGCGCAGCTTTAGTCTGCTGCCTTTTGCCAGCGCTGTATTTATTCAAAGCCGCGAAGGTGCTTTTGCCTCGGCATTAAATTCAGGAAAAAGTGAAGTCTATGCCAAGACATCACTTCATCCTTCTTTTGATTGCGGTTCTTTTCATTCACCCCACCCAGGCCAGGGCCGCGCCGGATGTGCAGTTTCAGACGGAATGTCAGGACGGGCAGGACCGAATCAGTCTGTCCTTCGTGGGTGATATTCTGGTGCATGAGGCTTTGTACCGTGCTGTAGTCAGCGGCACGCAGCACTTTAGCCAAATCTGGCGAAGGACCGATGCGCTGATGACCAAAGCACATTTTTCTGTGGGCAATCTGGAGGGACCGGCTGCATTGGGGGTCGATAAGCGAGGCAAGGACCACGGCGACGTCGGCTTTATCTATGATGAGGTGGTGTATTCGGGCTCTAATTTTTCCTTCAACTATCATCCGCGTATTTTGTCGGATCTGTATCGCTCGGGTTATGATCTTTTGACCGTGGCCAATAATCACTCTTTGGATCGCAGTTGGCTGGGGATTGACAAGACCATTCGCGCGGCACGCAATGTGGGGATTCCCACTGTGGGCATTCGTCTGTCATCAGAACGCAGCGGGGCCTTCCATCACATTGCCACCATTGGGGGCTTCCGGGTGGCCTTCCTAGGCTGCACGGAAATGAGCAACGGACACAACGACAGCAGGGATCAGGTGCTGTTTTGTTATAAGAACCCCGACAAGATGGTGGAGCTGATTAAAAGCATCACTGCGGATTCCAGTGTCGATGCGCTGATTTTGCTGCCGCACTGGGGGCAGGAATACAAACATTCTCCTGATTCTCGGCAGAAGGCTTTTGCAAAACGCTATCTGGAGGCCGGGGTGACGGCAATCATCGGCTCGCACCCCCATGTGCTGCAACCGTGGGAAAAGTATGTCACCAAGGACGGGCGCGAAACACTTGTGGCCTATTCACTGGGGAACTTCGTGGCGGGGCAGGCGGGCTTGGCGCGAAAGACCGGTCTGGTGGTTTATCTGGGGCTGGCCCGCAGCGCCGGCCGGGTGAAAGTCTTTGGCGCTTCTTACACGCCAACTTATCGTGAAGGTGCAGAGGTTTATCCAGTCACCAAAAATCAGGCGGTGTTCGATCATGTTGCCAGTATGTACGGCAAAGAACGCCGGCTTGATGCCGCCGGGGACCTGATGAGTCATCTGTGCACGAAAAGTGAATGATTTGCTCGGGCCCCGGAGTTACACTGGGGCCATGAGCGACAAAGACAAATTTCCTGTGACCCTGGCTATTCGTGAACTGCAAAAACATCAGGTGCAGTACACCGGACATCTTTTTCCCTATGAAGAAAAAGGCGGCACGTCTCATTCCTCAAAAGAACTGGGAGTTCCTGAACATCACGTGATCAAAACCCTGATCATGGAAAATGAAAAAAAGGAACCCCTGGTGGTTTTGATGCACGGGGATTTGCAGGTCTCAACAAAACAACTGGCGCGTGAGCTGGGTGTGAAAACGATTTCTCCGTGCAAGCCTGAAGTGGCGGATCGCCATTCAGGTTATCAGGTCGGCGGAACATCTCCGTTTGGAACCAAACGCGAGATGCCTGTGTACATGGAAAAAACCATTCTGGATCTGGATCTTATTTATATCAATGGCGGCAAGCGTGGATTCCTGGTTTCTTTGAAACCGCAGGAAGTCCAAAGGCTTTTACAACCAACTTTGGTTCACGTCGGTGTTAAAGCTTCTTGATTACCGTCTGCAATAAATAGATATTTTTTGTTTGTTTACATCTTCAAGATTCTCAAGATTGTCTTTGATGGACAATTTTTTGAACCCACATAGTCTGAGACCAGCGCTTGTTCGGAGGTTTCATGTCGTATGATGGCGGTGTCAGAAAGCTTGTGGAAGTGATTCAAAACCTGTCTGCGGCCCGGTCTTTAGATGAAATCACAAAGCTGGTGCGGACTGCCGCCCGGGTGATTGCCGATGCGGACGGAGCTACCTTTGTTTTAAAAGACGGGGACTTTTGTTTCTATGCAGACGAGGATGCGATCAGTCCTTTGTGGAAGGGTCAGCGTTTTCCGCTGGAGTCCTGCGTTTCCGGCTGGGCCATGCTGCACAAAGAAACCGTGATCATCGAGGATATTTATCGGGACTCTCGTGTGCCATGGGACGCTTATCGTCCGACCTTTGTTAAAAGCATGATGATGACCCCGATCCGGCGCGAGGACCCCATCGGCGCCATTGGCACTTATTGGAAAGACCAAAGACTTCCCACCGATGAGCAGCGCGAACTGTTGCGCGCGCTTGCAGACTCTGTTTCGGTCAGTATCGAAAATCTGAACAACTATAATGATCTGCAAAAACGTATCGAAGAACTGAAAGAAGCCAATCGCTCCAAGGACGAGTTTTTGATGACGGTGTCGCATGAACTGCGCACGCCTTTGAATTCGATCATGGGATGGGCCGAAATTCTGCTGGAGTCAAATCCCGGGGACAGGGACGCGCGCCTGGGGCTTGAAACCATCGAACGCAATGCACGCAATCAAACCCGCATCATCGAGGACCTGCTGGATTCCTCGCGCATTTTGCTGGGGCGTTTTCACATGGAAAAACATCCCGTGGATCTGGTGGAGGTGGTGAATCAGACGGTCGATGCGGTTCGTCTGATGGCGGAAAAAAAGGACATTCACATCGAGATCGCCAAGGGTGTGACCACCGCCATGATCCAAGGGGATGCCGAGCGACTGAAACAAATCGTCAATAATCTGCTGATCAATGCCATCAAGTTTTCACATGCCAAAAGCAAGGTCGAGGTGACCGTGGTCCGTCAGGGCCCCAGTTTCTCAGTTTCAGTAAAAGATGAAGGCGTCGGCATGGAGCCGGAGTTTATCCCCCAGGCCTTTGAACGATTCCGTCAGGCGGACGGCTCAACCACAAGAAAATTCGGCGGTCTGGGGCTGGGGCTGTCCATCTCACGGCACTTGGTAGAGGCTCACCAGGGAACCATTGTCGCCCGCAGCGCAGGGACAGGCAAAGGCTCGGAGTTCTCATTTTCAGTTCCCGCTTTAAGCAAGCAAGGGGAGATCCTTAACGAAACGCCGGCCACGCCCGCACCCCGCAACACCAAACCTCTACTGGGAGCTCACATTCTGGTGGTGGATGATGATAAAGACTCACTTCAGGTGATGGAAACAGTTTTGCGAATCAACGGTGCTGACGTGGTGGCGGCAGACTCCGTCGAGGAAGCGCTGCGGTCTCAAGGTGCGGTGGATCTGATTGTTTGTGATCTGAGCATGCCCGGTGAAGATGGCTTTTCTTTCGCGCACAGGATACGCGCCGGGGAAACCCGGTTTTCACGGCAGGTTCCGATGATGGCCTTGACGGCCTTCGTGGATAAGGGCAGTGAATCCAAAGCATTGGGAGAGGGATTTGATTCCTTTATGGGGAAGCCCTTTGCTGTTCCTCAGTTGATTCGCAGTCTGGTGGAACTTAACAGTGCGAACTATACGCATTAGCACAGTGATTGTGGGGACAGTTATCCTGGAGTAAGATCAGGGGAATCATAGAAATCGAGTTTCTTATGGCCTCTGCTGCTTCAGCAAAATCAGACGAACGATCCCAAAACCTTTTATTGTGGCTGGTCGCCATCGGCTTTTTCATGGAGACCCTGGATTCCACCATCGTCAACACCGCACTGCCGGGGATGGCGAAGAGTCTTGGTGAAAGTCCGCTTTACATGCAGTCCGTGGTGATTGCCTATTCCCTGACTATTGCGTTACTGATTCCTTCCTCGGGATGGATCACCGATCGCTTCGGAACCAAGAAGGTTTATCTGGGGGCGATCCTGGTGTTCACCCTGGGGTCGCTCTGCTGTGCCTTCTCTCAAACGTTGCCACAGTTGGTGATATCTCGCGTGTTGCAAGGGGCGGGGGGCGCCTTGTTGCTGCCGGTGGGGCGTCTGGCGGTTCTTCGCGCGTTTCCGGCTGACAAGTTTTTGCAAGCCATCAGCTTTGTCACCATTCCCGGTCTGATCGGCCCTTTGATTGGGCCCACCCTTGGCGGGTGGCTGGTTGAGTACGCTTCTTGGCACTGGATATTCCTGATCAACATTCCGGTCGGCCTTGTCGGGTGCTGGGCCACTTACAAACTGATGCCGGATCTTCGCGGGGCGAAAGCTTCGCGCTTTGATATTTCAGGTTATGTGCTTTTGGCATTCAGTATGGTGTCCATTTCATTCGGCATGGAAGGGCTGGCCGAACTGGGGCTGCGTCCGGGCCTGGTGATGATTCTGCTGGTGTTCGGTCTTGCAAGTTTGGCTGCGTACTGGCTGCATGCCGGGCGCACAGAGGCTCCGTTGTTTTCGTTGAATCTTTTTAAAATCGGAACCTATAACATCGGATTGCTGGGGAATTTATTCGCCCGTATCGGAAGTGGTGCGATGCCGTTTTTGCTGCCGCTGCTTTTGCAGGTGGGGTTGGGCTATTCGCCGTCCTACGCCGGAATGATGATGATCCCGATGGCGGTGGCCGGGATTCTGGCCAAACGCTTTGCCGCCCCCTTAATCACGCGCACGGGTTATCGCAATATGCTTGTCGGCAACACTTTGCTGGTGGGACTGACTATGGCAAGTTTTGCCTTGATGTCGGAATCCCAGCCGATGTGGCTTCGTCTGGTGCAGTTGTTCTTTTTTGGCTGGGTGAATTCCCTGCAGTTCACGGCGATGAACACGCTGACGCTGAAAGATCTGGGCAGTGAATACGCAAGCAGTGGCAACAGCCTTTATTCCATGATGCAAATGCTGGCGATGAGTCTGGCGGTCGCGGCGGCCGGGGCCATGCTGACAGGTTTTTCAGATCAGTTTGGTACAGCCAATCACGGTGCTTTGCGCACGTTCCAGTGGACTTTCATTTGTATGGGGGTGATCACCTGCAGTTCGGCGGCGATCTTCTGGCAGGTGCCGGAAGGGGAGCGCAAGAAAGAGCCCATCCCGCAAAGTGAACCGTCACTGCACTAGTAGCCTTCGTCGATCATCATCATGCGCTCTTCGTTGCGCATCAGTTCAAACCACAGGTTGTCTTCGCCATCGACCTCTTTGCTGCGCACTTTGTATTCTTTCAATGTGCCCTGGACAGACTTGTTGAAATCATTGTCCTTGAAGTTCACGCGGATGGTGCCGGCATCATTGTAGGTTGCAGCCGGGGTGAATTTTAAGTTCACTTTCATCTTTGGATTATGCCGGGTCATGGTGGCCTGCCACTCAGAAACCGGCACGGCTTTTTTCTCCAGTGACGGGTCCATCACATAAGGAACCAGTTCAGAACCTTTTTTAACCAGCACCACCGGGGCCACATGGTATTTCCAGTCCACGGTCATGCCGTTTTTGGTGGGATTCGGGCGGCGCAGGCGCGGTGATTCGTCTTCGTTCACGGATGCAAAGACCTTCAGCGGGGTGATACCTTTTAGCAGCATCAGGCGCGACATTTCATGGGCGCGCTCTTCGCAGCCCGCGATGGAAAACTCAAAAGGAATGTCGCCGTTGGACTTCAGTTCACTGAAAAGCTTTTGCGCATCGGCTTCGCTCATCACCGTGGCTTTATCTCCCTGAAGGGTGGCGGTGGCCACTTTGGCTTCGGTCGGCTTTTCGGTTTTGCACGGCACGTTTTCGCGGTTGTTCAGATAGCGAAGGGTGCTGTCTAAATTTGCGGCAAAGGACGACAGATCATCGGCGGCAAAGCCCGCCTGACAGAACAGCAAAAGAAGTGGCAAAATGATCTTACCCATGGGAATCTTTTCGGCAGGACACCCTTCAGGCATAAGTCATTTCACTGGATGATGGTCGGGGTTTTCAGGGGTATTTCCCAGGAGCAAATGAATGGCACAGCGATCTTTCCCGGCAGTATACATGCGAGGCGGCACCAGCCGCGTGGTGGTGTTCAAAAAAGACGATCTGCCTTCGGATCCGGCGCTTTGGAATGAGATTTTTCTGTCTTGCATGGGAAGCCCTGATTCACACGGTCGTCAGTTGGACGGCATGGGCGGCGGGATCTCTTCCCTTTCCAAAGTGTGTGTGCTGTCGCCTTCTTTGCGCGGAGATGCTGATGTGGATTACACCTTTGCCCAGGTGTCGGTGAACGAAGCCAAAGTGGATTACAAAGGCAACTGCGGCAACGTCAGTTCTGCAGTGGGGCCTTTTGCGGTGATGGCGGGATGGGTGAAGCCTGCGGGCAAAGAAGCCTGCGTGCGTATCTTTAATACCAACACCGCCAAAGTCATTCATGCTTACTTCCCGGTGGAAAATGGCGAGCCCGTTTTCACCGGTGACTTTGCCATCCCCGGAGTCAGTGGCACCGCCGCGCCGGTAAGGCTTGAGTTCCAGCAACCCGGTGGGGCGGTGACTGGAAAGCTTCTGCCCACCGGACAAGTTTGCGATACACTGAAAATCTCTGAGTCTGAATCCGTGGAAGTTTCTTTGGTGGATGCGGCGAACCCCTGTGTATTTGTGCGCGCTCAGGATGTGGGGTTGACGGGGGCAGAGACTCCGGCCCAGCTTGAAAGTTCTGGGGACCTGTTGAAAAAACTGGATCTGATTCGTCGAATGGGTTCAGTGAAGATGGGGATTGCGCCCGATCTTGAAACGGCCAAAAACTCGATCGCTATTCCATACATCGCTTTGGTCAGCGCACCGTCATCAGATGAAATGAATTTTTCGATGCGGGTGATTGCCAGCGGGCAGCCCCACAAGGCTTTGCCTTTGACTGTGTCTTTGTGTGCCGCCGTGGCCGCGAAGATTCCCGGAACTGTGGTTCATGAACTCGCGCAAAGAGTGACAGATGAAGTCCAGATCGGAATGCCCTCGGGTGTTCTGACGTTAAGTGCGGAAGTCACCACGGAAATGGGCCAGTGGACTGCCGTCAGCGGCAGTTTCTTCAGGACGGCAAGGCTGCTGTTTGCGGGCCGTATCTTCGGCTGAAAACCGTCCCGATGTAAAAACCTTGAACAGTTGAATGTCTTC
Coding sequences within it:
- a CDS encoding ATP-binding protein, which translates into the protein MLALPPGYASLVWPPFGISIAALLLFGINRWPGVLVGAFLINARNLETISNLLLPLGISVGNTLSVVIAAVLIRRFLRFPKRFYLEREVILFLFLAGPVAALISASWGVGLLYFNHVLTPKNISMNWIHWFVGDSIGGLILAPLALMFSTQSRRYWLKSVTKVLVPVCVAFALILSASQYLTHSEKEKQAAEFTRKAEFTFNVLEKDFNGNIDMLVSLKSFFDSSTTVTRQEFHDFATTLHSRRPEVQALAWIPYDRKQPEKFQIEYIEPVSQNSQVLGYDFGNHPERSTLLKKALEKKRIITSSPVELNEFNHTSRGIYLMMAIGRPEGVLLEVVRLDGILRDLTDVLNDPSYRVLIEDVTQASARELMIDTLNDRAGEFHADFKWSSHLEVGDRQWEVTVQQDISLREGSAFNAAVFLLTSLVFVFLICALLLTIANRIITVEEIVDEKTQHLIDLNVQLKKASETKSEFLANMSHEIRTPLNVIVGMSDLLEESTLNEEQKHYVDISKKAGHNLLSIINDILDISKIEAGLVTLEKTEVNLHSLVADVTEMFELKAREKNLELTVYLSEDTRGIFMGDPTRIRQVLSNLISNSIKFTNEGFIRVELMKNQTNMEGNLIFHVSDTGIGIPREKIPQLFQPFTQADSTITRKFGGTGLGLSISKRLVKMMNGDITIESELHRGSRFSFSLDLPWLRDVQEELLAQVTATVPASSSQTPQEPLSILIVDDTDDNRLLIKAYLKNTPHRITEAANGQQALDLVQKQRFDLILMDMQMPVMDGFTATQKIRKWEKDHKLPAATIWALTAFALKNEIDRSLSVGCNMHLVKPLRKADLLNHIQKLSEERHQHR
- the gloA gene encoding lactoylglutathione lyase: MSNIAGVCVSPDKETQKYVFNHTMLRIKDPKASLDFYTRILGMKLVRKLDFAEWKFSLFFLAYVPEGTDVPAENEANARYAFGREAVLELTHNWGTEEQETTPYHNGNTEPRGFGHICISVPDIQQACARFESLGVTFQKRLGEGGMKNIAFIKDPDQYWIEVVQPGLL
- the mtgA gene encoding monofunctional biosynthetic peptidoglycan transglycosylase, whose amino-acid sequence is MRSRWQTLRKWILKAVLLFFVSSLGFVLLYRFVPVPLTPLMVIRSVSSLWGEEFVGIHKDWVPLEEISPSVQKAVLKAEDYRFFEHNGFDFDAIEKAMKYNKTHKRKKGASTITQQTAKNVFLWPQRDWVRKGLEAYFTILIEFTWPKERIMEVYLNVIELGPGVYGVEAASQKYFKRSARNINPYQASLIAAVLPNPRRFRIDRPSNYVVGRQRRILNRVAPAIPKAADASVLDFLDLKFDSEEDESAN
- a CDS encoding AlkZ-related protein, with the protein product MSSKKKKAQMVKAINERGCLLVYPLENRKEPASLWSELYPRTKMRWEWDQEGDNRVAEMWVLREELSRSEEVIYAKWFRNRATFFSKEVFVNLLAYLGSSQGRLQLPRSSQEALDSFLLDSPQSTKVIKENLGWQGKLMESHYNRAMKPLWNYLLLVGYGEVQDSSFPSLNMAASQNLFEDLWLQSQNLSPEKAEAFLENKLGSDNPFFKYAQKMAKSSAQL
- a CDS encoding CapA family protein, yielding MPRHHFILLLIAVLFIHPTQARAAPDVQFQTECQDGQDRISLSFVGDILVHEALYRAVVSGTQHFSQIWRRTDALMTKAHFSVGNLEGPAALGVDKRGKDHGDVGFIYDEVVYSGSNFSFNYHPRILSDLYRSGYDLLTVANNHSLDRSWLGIDKTIRAARNVGIPTVGIRLSSERSGAFHHIATIGGFRVAFLGCTEMSNGHNDSRDQVLFCYKNPDKMVELIKSITADSSVDALILLPHWGQEYKHSPDSRQKAFAKRYLEAGVTAIIGSHPHVLQPWEKYVTKDGRETLVAYSLGNFVAGQAGLARKTGLVVYLGLARSAGRVKVFGASYTPTYREGAEVYPVTKNQAVFDHVASMYGKERRLDAAGDLMSHLCTKSE
- the ybaK gene encoding Cys-tRNA(Pro) deacylase: MSDKDKFPVTLAIRELQKHQVQYTGHLFPYEEKGGTSHSSKELGVPEHHVIKTLIMENEKKEPLVVLMHGDLQVSTKQLARELGVKTISPCKPEVADRHSGYQVGGTSPFGTKREMPVYMEKTILDLDLIYINGGKRGFLVSLKPQEVQRLLQPTLVHVGVKAS
- a CDS encoding ATP-binding protein produces the protein MSYDGGVRKLVEVIQNLSAARSLDEITKLVRTAARVIADADGATFVLKDGDFCFYADEDAISPLWKGQRFPLESCVSGWAMLHKETVIIEDIYRDSRVPWDAYRPTFVKSMMMTPIRREDPIGAIGTYWKDQRLPTDEQRELLRALADSVSVSIENLNNYNDLQKRIEELKEANRSKDEFLMTVSHELRTPLNSIMGWAEILLESNPGDRDARLGLETIERNARNQTRIIEDLLDSSRILLGRFHMEKHPVDLVEVVNQTVDAVRLMAEKKDIHIEIAKGVTTAMIQGDAERLKQIVNNLLINAIKFSHAKSKVEVTVVRQGPSFSVSVKDEGVGMEPEFIPQAFERFRQADGSTTRKFGGLGLGLSISRHLVEAHQGTIVARSAGTGKGSEFSFSVPALSKQGEILNETPATPAPRNTKPLLGAHILVVDDDKDSLQVMETVLRINGADVVAADSVEEALRSQGAVDLIVCDLSMPGEDGFSFAHRIRAGETRFSRQVPMMALTAFVDKGSESKALGEGFDSFMGKPFAVPQLIRSLVELNSANYTH
- the mdtD gene encoding multidrug transporter subunit MdtD, whose product is MASAASAKSDERSQNLLLWLVAIGFFMETLDSTIVNTALPGMAKSLGESPLYMQSVVIAYSLTIALLIPSSGWITDRFGTKKVYLGAILVFTLGSLCCAFSQTLPQLVISRVLQGAGGALLLPVGRLAVLRAFPADKFLQAISFVTIPGLIGPLIGPTLGGWLVEYASWHWIFLINIPVGLVGCWATYKLMPDLRGAKASRFDISGYVLLAFSMVSISFGMEGLAELGLRPGLVMILLVFGLASLAAYWLHAGRTEAPLFSLNLFKIGTYNIGLLGNLFARIGSGAMPFLLPLLLQVGLGYSPSYAGMMMIPMAVAGILAKRFAAPLITRTGYRNMLVGNTLLVGLTMASFALMSESQPMWLRLVQLFFFGWVNSLQFTAMNTLTLKDLGSEYASSGNSLYSMMQMLAMSLAVAAAGAMLTGFSDQFGTANHGALRTFQWTFICMGVITCSSAAIFWQVPEGERKKEPIPQSEPSLH
- a CDS encoding protein-glutamine glutaminase family protein; its protein translation is MGKIILPLLLLFCQAGFAADDLSSFAANLDSTLRYLNNRENVPCKTEKPTEAKVATATLQGDKATVMSEADAQKLFSELKSNGDIPFEFSIAGCEERAHEMSRLMLLKGITPLKVFASVNEDESPRLRRPNPTKNGMTVDWKYHVAPVVLVKKGSELVPYVMDPSLEKKAVPVSEWQATMTRHNPKMKVNLKFTPAATYNDAGTIRVNFKDNDFNKSVQGTLKEYKVRSKEVDGEDNLWFELMRNEERMMMIDEGY
- a CDS encoding 2-methylaconitate cis-trans isomerase PrpF family protein encodes the protein MAQRSFPAVYMRGGTSRVVVFKKDDLPSDPALWNEIFLSCMGSPDSHGRQLDGMGGGISSLSKVCVLSPSLRGDADVDYTFAQVSVNEAKVDYKGNCGNVSSAVGPFAVMAGWVKPAGKEACVRIFNTNTAKVIHAYFPVENGEPVFTGDFAIPGVSGTAAPVRLEFQQPGGAVTGKLLPTGQVCDTLKISESESVEVSLVDAANPCVFVRAQDVGLTGAETPAQLESSGDLLKKLDLIRRMGSVKMGIAPDLETAKNSIAIPYIALVSAPSSDEMNFSMRVIASGQPHKALPLTVSLCAAVAAKIPGTVVHELAQRVTDEVQIGMPSGVLTLSAEVTTEMGQWTAVSGSFFRTARLLFAGRIFG